From Acidobacteriota bacterium, one genomic window encodes:
- a CDS encoding Xaa-Pro peptidase family protein, which yields MKNSRRSFIKKLVVSTPLPFFISRRYIFSLPIPYEFEERPFTIPIESFSKRIKRAREKMKENGFSHLLISPGTNFYYFTSLRTWYSERTELLILSIDKEPYILCPSFELRRFNRQPLIKNFILWEEHENPFEKLSEFISKSSGSKKIGVDPTMRVITEEGIKKALPDKEILNGEEIINILRMVKEPDEIEALRRASSITLNKLEEGMKKIYPGMTENELQRILGGGLVQFGENSSIPHGYDGTKKLEKNMVILIDKGDRVADYVSDITRTYFFGKPSQKFIEVWETVLRAQEAGMKAAKTGVPCEDVDRAAREVIDKKGYGKYFIHRLGHGLGLDGHEHPYLVKGNKLPLPEGTTITIEPGVYIPGEFGVRIEDDFVVTSKGAEPLSQRIEKLPIINI from the coding sequence ATGAAAAATTCAAGAAGAAGTTTTATTAAAAAATTAGTTGTATCAACTCCATTACCATTTTTTATTTCCAGAAGATACATTTTCTCTCTCCCGATTCCTTATGAGTTTGAAGAGAGACCCTTTACTATTCCAATAGAATCTTTCTCTAAAAGAATTAAAAGAGCAAGAGAGAAAATGAAAGAAAATGGATTTTCCCATCTCCTTATATCTCCAGGAACAAATTTTTATTATTTCACTTCTTTAAGAACATGGTACAGTGAAAGAACAGAGCTTTTGATTCTTTCGATTGATAAAGAGCCCTACATTCTTTGCCCATCCTTTGAACTGAGAAGGTTCAACCGTCAACCACTTATAAAAAACTTCATTCTCTGGGAAGAGCATGAAAATCCTTTCGAGAAATTGAGCGAGTTCATATCAAAATCATCAGGCTCTAAAAAAATTGGAGTTGACCCAACTATGAGAGTGATAACTGAGGAAGGGATCAAAAAAGCTCTTCCCGATAAGGAAATACTGAATGGAGAAGAGATTATCAATATTCTGAGAATGGTTAAGGAACCAGATGAAATCGAAGCTTTACGAAGAGCTTCCTCTATAACTTTAAATAAACTCGAAGAAGGAATGAAAAAAATTTATCCTGGAATGACAGAAAATGAACTCCAGAGAATTTTAGGAGGAGGTCTTGTTCAGTTCGGTGAAAACTCTTCAATCCCTCATGGGTATGATGGAACGAAAAAACTTGAAAAAAATATGGTAATTCTTATCGATAAAGGGGATAGAGTTGCTGATTATGTTTCTGACATAACAAGAACATATTTCTTCGGAAAACCCTCTCAGAAATTCATCGAAGTTTGGGAAACTGTTCTAAGGGCTCAGGAAGCAGGGATGAAAGCAGCAAAAACTGGGGTTCCCTGTGAGGATGTTGACAGAGCTGCGAGAGAAGTAATCGATAAAAAAGGGTATGGAAAATACTTCATCCATAGACTTGGCCATGGACTTGGATTGGATGGACATGAACATCCCTATCTTGTAAAAGGTAATAAACTACCTTTACCTGAGGGAACAACAATTACAATTGAGCCTGGTGTTTACATTCCAGGGGAATTTGGAGTAAGAATCGAGGATGACTTTGTTGTTACTTCAAAAGGAGCAGAACCCCTTTCCCAGAGAATAGAAAAACTCCCTATTATAAACATTTAA
- the add gene encoding adenosine deaminase — MNKNFTDKIEQFITEMPKVELHLHLEGAIPLEMLFNLIQREGKDPSIKSLDDLRRKLTYTDFAHFIEVWTWKNTFIKEERDFEEISYQMLNSLSKQNVKYVEAFYSPGDYWRQNLSTQGITEYLIKGREKAYHDFGIRCELIIDLIRDHGPEIGMQRLEEVTPYLGKGVIGIGLGGSEQDFPVDPYAFVYKEAKRRGFRLTAHAGEVVGAQSIWNAIKKLGVERIGHGVRVYEDFQLMSLLKERQIPLEMCVLSNVKTGICASVDVHPIRKYFEDGLMVTVNSDDPTMFNTSLTQEYLLLAQKLNFTLEEIKRLIINGIEASFMSSQDKEIMKSQFEKEWEELYKEME; from the coding sequence ATGAATAAAAACTTCACTGACAAAATAGAGCAGTTTATAACAGAAATGCCTAAGGTAGAACTTCATCTGCATCTGGAAGGAGCTATCCCTTTGGAGATGCTATTTAATCTTATTCAGAGGGAAGGGAAAGACCCATCAATTAAGAGCCTCGACGATTTGCGCAGGAAACTCACTTACACTGATTTTGCACACTTTATCGAGGTATGGACCTGGAAGAATACTTTCATCAAAGAAGAAAGAGACTTTGAAGAAATATCCTATCAAATGCTAAACAGTCTTAGCAAACAAAATGTGAAGTACGTTGAGGCTTTCTATTCTCCAGGTGATTATTGGAGGCAAAATCTCTCTACACAAGGAATTACAGAATACCTGATAAAGGGTAGGGAGAAAGCATATCATGATTTTGGTATTAGATGTGAGTTAATTATAGACCTTATAAGGGATCATGGTCCTGAGATAGGAATGCAACGTTTGGAAGAAGTTACGCCTTATTTGGGCAAGGGGGTTATCGGAATTGGTCTTGGCGGAAGTGAACAAGATTTTCCTGTTGACCCTTATGCCTTTGTTTACAAAGAGGCGAAGCGACGGGGCTTTAGACTCACTGCTCATGCTGGTGAAGTGGTAGGAGCACAATCTATATGGAATGCTATTAAGAAATTGGGAGTTGAACGAATTGGACATGGTGTGAGGGTTTATGAGGATTTCCAACTCATGTCTCTGCTCAAGGAAAGACAAATTCCATTGGAAATGTGTGTGTTAAGTAATGTGAAAACTGGAATATGCGCGTCTGTGGATGTCCATCCAATAAGAAAGTATTTTGAAGATGGACTAATGGTGACTGTGAATTCTGATGATCCCACTATGTTCAATACATCCCTTACTCAAGAATATTTGTTGTTAGCTCAAAAACTCAACTTTACATTAGAAGAGATAAAACGTCTTATTATCAATGGCATTGAAGCTTCCTTTATGTCAAGTCAAGATAAAGAGATAATGAAATCTCAATTTGAAAAAGAATGGGAAGAACTATATAAAGAAATGGAGTAG
- a CDS encoding prolyl oligopeptidase family serine peptidase, producing the protein MKKLILIFSLFFVFIPGSVLIAQEHYKLPPKEVIRILDAPPPPIALMSPNGNSMLLAEYEAMPSIAYLAQPMLRLAGIRITPKNNSLQQMTFYTGFTLKGLKDGSTKRISTPNGAKLGFPQWSYDDRWIAFLRYKENGVELWLADTKSGEAKSITALNINAILNSGFQWMPDNRHLLVNMVLENRGNPPEAPSVPVGPKVQEVSGKFSKVWTFQDLLSDPYDEALFDYYTTSQIVEIDILSGNNRKVGSPGIYMDVTPSPDGNFLLVYRIKRPYSYSVPYYYFAHSLEIWDRKGEIVHIIADLPLADEVPIRGVPTGPRSIDWRPLKPATLTWVEALDGGDPEKEVPHRDKLMTLSSPFKDESEEIMRIKHRYSGISWLESEGMSFITEFDWKRNWRITYLINVENPDVAPKKVFDLSIHDSYNDPGFPVSKTTKFGESVLLQDKDWIYLSGRGASPEGDRPFLDRMNIKTMKKERLYQSGENYYETFFAFVRDSRFQIITSYESKTEPPNYYLVNLKTKKRQAITDFKDPAPELTGMKKQLVKYKREDGVELSGTLYLPPNYKEGERLPLVVWAYPLEYSDPKVAGQVRGSPNRFTFFRGTSQLFFVTQEYAVLDGAQMPVVGDPKTMNNTFVEQIVASAKTAIDKLDSMGIIDPKRVGVGGHSYGAFMTADLLAHCDLFAAGIARSGAYNRTLTPFGFQNERRTLWEVPDVYFKLSPFMHAHKINEPILLIHGEADNNSGTFPIQSERLFHALKGHGATARLIMLPHESHGYRARESTLHVLAEMFEWFDKYVKNKK; encoded by the coding sequence ATGAAAAAACTTATTTTAATCTTTTCTTTGTTTTTTGTATTTATACCAGGAAGTGTCCTGATCGCTCAGGAACATTACAAGCTTCCTCCAAAAGAAGTAATACGTATTCTTGATGCACCTCCTCCTCCAATTGCATTGATGAGCCCAAATGGAAATTCAATGTTATTAGCTGAATATGAAGCTATGCCTTCTATTGCTTATCTTGCCCAGCCTATGTTAAGGCTTGCTGGTATTAGAATTACACCTAAAAATAACAGCCTTCAGCAGATGACTTTCTATACCGGATTTACACTAAAAGGATTAAAAGATGGATCTACTAAGCGTATTTCCACTCCGAATGGAGCTAAATTAGGTTTTCCTCAATGGTCTTATGACGACCGATGGATTGCTTTTCTTAGATATAAGGAGAATGGCGTTGAATTGTGGTTAGCTGATACAAAATCAGGAGAAGCAAAGTCAATCACAGCTCTTAACATTAATGCTATTTTGAACAGTGGCTTCCAATGGATGCCTGATAATCGCCATTTACTTGTTAATATGGTTTTAGAAAATAGAGGAAACCCACCAGAGGCTCCTTCAGTTCCAGTGGGTCCAAAGGTTCAGGAGGTATCTGGTAAATTTTCAAAAGTTTGGACTTTCCAGGACCTTCTAAGTGACCCTTATGATGAAGCTTTGTTTGATTATTACACAACTTCTCAAATTGTGGAAATAGATATCCTCTCTGGAAACAACCGTAAAGTTGGCTCACCAGGAATATACATGGATGTAACTCCATCGCCTGATGGAAATTTCCTTCTTGTTTATAGAATAAAAAGACCTTACTCCTATAGTGTCCCTTATTACTACTTCGCACATTCTTTAGAAATATGGGACAGAAAAGGAGAAATAGTGCATATCATCGCAGATCTTCCTTTAGCAGATGAAGTTCCAATAAGAGGGGTTCCTACTGGTCCCAGGTCAATCGATTGGAGACCCCTTAAACCTGCCACTCTTACCTGGGTTGAAGCTTTAGATGGAGGTGATCCAGAAAAAGAAGTTCCACACAGGGATAAACTGATGACATTATCTTCTCCTTTTAAGGATGAATCAGAGGAAATAATGAGAATTAAACATAGATATTCAGGAATTTCATGGCTCGAATCTGAAGGAATGTCTTTCATTACAGAATTCGATTGGAAGAGAAATTGGCGCATAACTTATTTAATAAATGTTGAAAATCCTGACGTAGCCCCAAAAAAGGTTTTCGACCTGAGCATTCACGATAGTTACAACGACCCGGGTTTCCCTGTTTCAAAAACTACAAAATTCGGAGAAAGTGTGTTACTCCAGGATAAAGATTGGATTTATCTTTCTGGAAGGGGTGCCTCTCCAGAAGGAGATAGACCTTTTCTGGATAGAATGAACATTAAAACCATGAAAAAAGAGCGTCTTTATCAATCTGGAGAAAATTACTATGAAACATTTTTTGCCTTTGTTAGAGATTCACGCTTTCAGATAATAACGAGCTATGAGTCTAAAACCGAACCTCCAAATTATTATCTTGTAAATTTGAAGACAAAAAAACGGCAAGCTATAACTGATTTTAAAGACCCTGCTCCGGAGCTTACGGGAATGAAAAAACAATTAGTAAAATACAAGAGAGAGGATGGAGTTGAGCTTTCAGGGACCCTTTATCTTCCACCAAATTATAAAGAAGGAGAAAGGCTTCCTCTTGTTGTTTGGGCTTATCCTCTTGAATATAGCGACCCGAAAGTTGCTGGACAGGTAAGAGGTTCTCCTAACAGGTTTACCTTTTTCAGGGGGACATCCCAGCTATTCTTTGTAACGCAAGAATATGCAGTTCTGGATGGAGCTCAAATGCCTGTTGTTGGTGACCCAAAAACCATGAATAATACTTTTGTAGAACAGATTGTAGCAAGCGCAAAAACAGCAATAGACAAGCTGGATTCAATGGGCATAATAGACCCAAAACGTGTGGGTGTGGGTGGACATAGCTACGGAGCTTTCATGACGGCTGACCTTTTAGCACATTGCGACCTTTTTGCAGCTGGTATTGCAAGAAGCGGTGCATACAACAGAACTTTGACTCCTTTTGGTTTTCAGAATGAAAGAAGAACTCTCTGGGAAGTTCCTGATGTATATTTCAAACTGTCTCCATTCATGCATGCCCATAAAATTAATGAGCCTATTCTTCTAATCCATGGTGAAGCTGACAATAACTCTGGAACATTTCCAATTCAATCCGAAAGACTCTTTCATGCTTTAAAAGGGCATGGGGCTACTGCTCGATTGATCATGCTTCCCCATGAAAGCCATGGTTACAGAGCAAGGGAGTCAACCCTTCATGTTCTGGCAGAGATGTTCGAGTGGTTCGACAAGTATGTTAAGAATAAAAAATGA
- a CDS encoding ArgE/DapE family deacylase, which yields MDDLFIDERKLLKLLEEMIRIDSVNPSLVKGGKGESKIAHYIGNLLEEIGLEVKFQEIRPDRVNVIGMLRGNGNGKSLMLNGHTDTVSTDKMDIEPLTPKYDEGKVYGRGSLDMKSGLSAMIMAADAIVKSGLPLKGDVILAFVADEEYASIGTEELIKEYSADAAIVCEPTSLEICIAHKGFAWTKVEVFGKAAHGSRPDEGIDAIVNAGKILFEVDELACTIFPQKKHPLLGSPSIHASLISGGTELSIYPDCCKIELERRTIPGENYGTVVDEVKDLIDKISRKDEKFKANFEVFFHRPPYEIPKNELIVRSLEKAYESVLKKEPKHKGLSFWTDSAILKEAGIPAVIFGPSGEGLHASVEYVDFDSVIETARVLARVIVDFCNS from the coding sequence ATGGATGACTTATTTATTGACGAAAGAAAATTGTTAAAATTGCTTGAGGAGATGATCAGGATTGATTCGGTAAATCCTTCCCTTGTTAAAGGTGGAAAAGGAGAGTCGAAAATTGCCCATTACATAGGAAACCTTTTAGAAGAAATTGGCCTTGAAGTAAAATTTCAAGAAATTAGGCCTGATAGAGTAAATGTTATCGGTATGCTTAGAGGAAATGGCAACGGAAAATCTCTTATGTTGAATGGACATACTGATACAGTGAGCACAGATAAAATGGATATTGAACCACTAACTCCAAAATATGACGAAGGTAAAGTATATGGAAGAGGAAGCCTTGATATGAAGAGTGGCTTATCAGCAATGATTATGGCAGCAGATGCAATCGTTAAATCTGGGCTCCCATTAAAAGGAGATGTAATTCTTGCATTTGTGGCTGATGAAGAGTATGCAAGTATAGGAACAGAAGAGTTGATAAAGGAGTATTCTGCAGATGCTGCTATTGTATGTGAACCAACAAGTTTAGAAATATGTATTGCCCACAAGGGGTTTGCATGGACTAAAGTTGAAGTATTTGGGAAAGCAGCTCATGGCAGTAGACCAGATGAAGGTATCGATGCAATTGTGAATGCAGGAAAAATATTATTTGAAGTGGATGAGTTAGCTTGTACCATTTTCCCCCAGAAAAAACATCCATTGCTTGGTTCACCCTCAATCCATGCCTCTTTAATTAGTGGGGGGACTGAGCTGAGCATTTACCCTGATTGTTGTAAAATTGAATTGGAAAGGAGAACAATACCAGGAGAGAATTATGGAACTGTAGTAGATGAGGTGAAAGACCTAATAGATAAGATTTCAAGGAAAGATGAAAAATTTAAAGCTAATTTTGAGGTATTTTTTCATCGACCTCCTTATGAAATACCTAAAAATGAATTAATAGTTAGGTCATTGGAAAAAGCATATGAAAGTGTCTTAAAAAAAGAACCGAAACACAAAGGACTGAGTTTCTGGACAGATTCAGCAATTTTAAAAGAAGCAGGGATTCCAGCAGTTATCTTTGGTCCGAGCGGTGAAGGACTGCATGCTTCAGTCGAGTATGTTGATTTTGACTCTGTTATTGAGACTGCGAGGGTTTTAGCCAGAGTGATTGTAGATTTTTGCAATTCTTAA
- a CDS encoding class I SAM-dependent methyltransferase, with translation MKEFLRNFNPEWENIPNDCKNMKNIQIFEESAQEYDEWFDENKFVYESEVLALRKFIPKKGYGLEVGVGTGRFAVKLGIQVGVEPAKAMAGIARKRGIKVYEARAEKLPFDNESFNFVLIVTTICFLDSPIKALKEVKRILKPGGNIIIGMIDRDSPLGKIYKSKKNNSKFYRYAHFYSVNQVLDWFKRLKYKNIRICQTIFRDPKEVVAVEPIKDGYSEGGFVVFSGQKEIES, from the coding sequence ATGAAAGAGTTTTTGCGAAATTTCAACCCTGAATGGGAAAACATCCCTAATGATTGTAAAAACATGAAAAATATCCAGATATTTGAAGAGTCAGCTCAAGAGTATGATGAATGGTTTGATGAAAACAAGTTTGTCTATGAGTCAGAGGTTCTGGCTTTAAGAAAATTTATTCCAAAAAAGGGTTATGGTTTAGAAGTAGGAGTAGGTACTGGAAGATTTGCAGTTAAGCTTGGTATTCAAGTTGGAGTTGAGCCGGCAAAAGCGATGGCAGGTATAGCAAGAAAACGTGGAATAAAAGTTTATGAAGCAAGAGCAGAAAAGCTCCCTTTTGATAATGAATCTTTCAATTTTGTACTGATTGTAACAACGATATGTTTTCTCGATAGCCCTATTAAGGCACTAAAGGAAGTAAAAAGAATTCTTAAGCCAGGAGGAAATATTATAATCGGAATGATTGATAGGGATAGCCCTCTTGGTAAGATTTATAAATCAAAAAAGAATAACAGCAAGTTTTATCGATATGCCCATTTTTACTCTGTTAATCAGGTCTTAGATTGGTTTAAAAGATTAAAATACAAGAACATCAGAATTTGCCAGACAATCTTCAGGGACCCAAAAGAGGTAGTTGCTGTTGAGCCTATAAAAGATGGTTATAGCGAAGGAGGTTTTGTTGTATTTTCTGGTCAAAAAGAAATAGAATCATGA
- a CDS encoding macro domain-containing protein: MEKMISRIKIECIQGDIASQGNFTAVVNAANAELRRGGGVAGAIHRAAGPGLEEECRPLAPIKPGEAVITGGHNLPNRYVIHCLGPVYGVDKPSDKLLANCYRNALKLAEEYKIDSIAFPAISTGVFGYPIEEAAEVAFKTIIEVVPNLKYVKRIRFVLYSDKDLEIHERVFAKFQP; the protein is encoded by the coding sequence ATGGAAAAAATGATATCTAGAATTAAGATAGAGTGCATTCAGGGAGATATAGCATCGCAGGGAAATTTTACTGCTGTTGTGAATGCGGCAAATGCTGAGCTTCGAAGAGGAGGAGGTGTTGCTGGTGCGATTCATCGAGCAGCTGGACCTGGATTGGAAGAGGAGTGTCGTCCATTAGCACCCATTAAGCCAGGAGAGGCTGTTATCACAGGAGGTCACAATCTTCCCAATCGATATGTGATTCATTGTTTAGGACCTGTTTATGGAGTGGATAAACCATCTGATAAGCTTTTAGCTAATTGCTATCGGAATGCGCTGAAATTAGCTGAGGAATACAAAATAGATTCAATTGCCTTTCCAGCTATATCTACTGGAGTTTTTGGCTATCCTATAGAAGAAGCAGCAGAAGTTGCATTTAAAACCATTATAGAGGTTGTCCCAAATTTAAAATATGTGAAAAGGATTCGATTTGTGCTTTATAGCGACAAGGACCTTGAGATTCATGAAAGAGTTTTTGCGAAATTTCAACCCTGA
- a CDS encoding cupin domain-containing protein, which yields MKKQIGIKNLEAQAKKLINLVDYQDDSVVSREIINRKTGTVTLFAFDKGQGLSEHTAPFDALAYLLEGEAKITISGKSIWLKEGEMVIMPANKPHALKAVEKFKMILIMIRS from the coding sequence ATGAAAAAACAGATAGGTATTAAAAATCTTGAAGCACAGGCTAAAAAATTAATCAATTTAGTAGATTACCAGGATGATTCTGTAGTGAGCAGGGAGATAATAAACAGAAAGACAGGAACAGTAACTTTGTTTGCTTTCGATAAAGGACAGGGATTGAGTGAACATACAGCTCCATTTGATGCTCTTGCTTATCTTCTTGAGGGTGAAGCGAAAATTACAATATCTGGAAAATCTATTTGGTTAAAAGAGGGTGAGATGGTCATAATGCCAGCCAATAAGCCCCATGCCTTAAAGGCAGTGGAAAAATTTAAGATGATTTTAATAATGATAAGGTCTTAA
- a CDS encoding HepT-like ribonuclease domain-containing protein: MAGYRNRLIHFYSEITTEEMHKIICEHLDDFGKFNEFIKKVLKFPGKYKLKIE, translated from the coding sequence ATGGCAGGATATAGAAATCGCCTTATTCATTTCTATTCTGAAATTACTACGGAGGAAATGCATAAAATTATTTGCGAGCACTTAGATGACTTTGGGAAGTTCAATGAATTTATAAAAAAAGTGTTAAAATTTCCTGGGAAATATAAATTAAAAATCGAATAA
- a CDS encoding HepT-like ribonuclease domain-containing protein — protein MKEIPLNKHTITSKLDEIQRDVEKLKKFQSISYEEFKEGENFAIAEHYLRRALEALFEIGAHILSKIPGARITSYREIAKNLGQYKIVLREFFRRNID, from the coding sequence GTGAAGGAAATCCCATTAAATAAACATACAATTACTTCAAAATTAGATGAGATTCAAAGAGATGTAGAAAAATTAAAAAAATTTCAAAGTATTTCTTATGAAGAGTTTAAAGAAGGGGAGAATTTTGCAATAGCAGAACATTATTTAAGGCGTGCTTTGGAAGCACTGTTTGAAATTGGTGCCCATATTCTTTCAAAAATACCTGGAGCAAGAATTACAAGTTATAGAGAAATTGCGAAAAATTTAGGACAGTATAAAATTGTCTTAAGGGAGTTTTTCAGAAGAAACATTGATTAA
- a CDS encoding nucleotidyltransferase domain-containing protein gives MLKSIQKELKNLKIIAVYLFGSSTHGIKHRESDLDIGILFENNRLSENKLEIYNKLYSIFSDIFPAKEIDIVFLNDAPLSLQFDAIRNGKILYERDRNIRLNYEEKIILEYIDFEPIQREIDKIILERV, from the coding sequence ATGTTGAAAAGTATCCAAAAGGAATTAAAAAACTTAAAAATTATCGCAGTATATCTTTTTGGTTCCTCTACACATGGGATTAAACATAGAGAAAGTGATTTGGATATAGGGATTTTATTTGAAAATAACAGATTATCCGAAAATAAACTTGAAATTTATAATAAACTTTATTCAATATTTTCAGATATTTTTCCAGCTAAGGAAATAGATATAGTATTCCTCAACGATGCTCCCCTTTCATTACAATTTGATGCAATAAGAAATGGAAAAATATTGTATGAAAGAGATAGAAATATTCGCCTCAATTATGAAGAAAAGATAATACTGGAATATATCGATTTTGAGCCAATTCAAAGAGAAATTGATAAAATAATTTTGGAGAGAGTGTGA